A window of the Streptomyces sp. NBC_00454 genome harbors these coding sequences:
- a CDS encoding 5-formyltetrahydrofolate cyclo-ligase, which produces MVENQPPSPPPAPSAAKSALRRELLAARRALSPDLLRTSARALSRSARELPELADAHTVAAYVSIGSEPGTRELLDALRTAGKRVLLPVLLPGNDLDWAVYEGPGSLAEAAHPGKMTLLEPAGPRLGPDAVTGADAVLLPGLAVDRRGMRLGRGGGSYDRVLERLERAGAHPALVVLLYDNEVVARVPEEPHDHPVRAVATPSGVVRF; this is translated from the coding sequence GTGGTAGAGAACCAGCCTCCCTCGCCCCCGCCCGCACCGTCGGCCGCCAAATCGGCCCTGCGCCGGGAACTCCTCGCCGCCCGCCGCGCCTTGTCCCCCGACCTCCTGCGTACGTCGGCACGCGCGCTCTCCCGCTCCGCCCGTGAACTGCCCGAACTGGCCGACGCTCACACGGTGGCGGCGTACGTCTCCATCGGAAGCGAACCCGGCACCCGCGAACTGCTCGACGCGCTCCGCACGGCCGGGAAGCGGGTGCTGCTGCCCGTCCTGCTGCCCGGCAACGACCTCGACTGGGCCGTGTACGAGGGCCCCGGGAGCCTGGCCGAGGCCGCACACCCGGGGAAGATGACGCTGCTGGAGCCCGCCGGTCCGCGCCTCGGCCCGGACGCGGTGACCGGCGCCGACGCCGTGCTGCTGCCCGGACTGGCCGTGGACCGGCGCGGGATGCGGCTCGGGCGGGGCGGAGGCTCGTACGACCGGGTGCTGGAGCGGCTGGAGCGTGCCGGGGCGCATCCCGCGCTGGTGGTGCTCCTCTACGACAACGAGGTGGTCGCGCGGGTCCCGGAGGAACCGCACGACCACCCCGTCCGGGCGGTGGCCACCCCGTCGGGGGTGGTCCGCTTCTGA
- the galU gene encoding UTP--glucose-1-phosphate uridylyltransferase GalU — protein MTQLHPVIKKAVIPAAGLGTRFLPATKATPKEMLPVVDKPAIQYVVEEAVSAGLDDVLMITGRNKRALEDHFDRNYELESALIAKGDDDRLKKVQESSDLATMHYVRQGDPRGLGHAVLCAEPHVGTEPFAVLLGDDLIDPRDPLLRQMVEIQQRTGGTVVALMEVEPSQVHLYGCAAVEATDEDGVVRVTGLVEKPDAADAPSNFAVIGRYVLNPAIFGILRETEPGRGGEIQLTDALQKLAADESIGGPVHGVVFRGRRYDTGDRGDYLRAIVRLACEREDLGPEFRTWLHRYVTEEM, from the coding sequence ATGACTCAGTTGCACCCCGTGATCAAGAAGGCCGTCATCCCGGCCGCGGGACTCGGCACTCGCTTCCTCCCCGCGACCAAGGCGACGCCGAAGGAAATGCTTCCGGTGGTGGACAAGCCGGCGATCCAGTACGTGGTCGAGGAAGCCGTATCGGCCGGCCTGGACGACGTACTCATGATCACAGGGCGTAACAAGCGTGCTCTGGAAGACCACTTCGACCGGAACTACGAGCTGGAGTCCGCGCTCATCGCCAAGGGCGACGACGACCGCCTCAAGAAGGTCCAGGAATCCAGCGACCTGGCCACCATGCACTACGTCCGCCAGGGCGACCCGCGCGGTCTCGGCCACGCCGTGCTGTGCGCCGAGCCGCACGTCGGCACCGAGCCCTTCGCCGTCCTCCTCGGCGACGACCTCATCGATCCGCGCGACCCGCTGCTGCGTCAGATGGTGGAGATCCAGCAGCGCACCGGCGGCACCGTCGTCGCGCTGATGGAGGTCGAGCCGTCCCAGGTGCACCTCTACGGCTGCGCCGCCGTCGAGGCCACCGACGAGGACGGGGTGGTCCGCGTCACCGGTCTCGTGGAGAAGCCGGACGCGGCGGACGCACCCAGCAACTTCGCCGTGATCGGACGCTACGTCCTCAATCCGGCGATCTTCGGCATACTGCGGGAGACCGAGCCGGGCCGCGGCGGTGAGATCCAGCTGACCGACGCCCTGCAGAAGCTGGCCGCCGACGAGAGCATCGGCGGCCCGGTGCACGGCGTGGTCTTCAGGGGCCGCCGCTACGACACCGGGGACCGCGGGGACTACCTGCGGGCCATCGTCCGACTCGCCTGCGAGCGCGAGGACCTGGGCCCGGAGTTCCGCACCTGGCTTCACCGTTACGTCACGGAGGAGATGTAG
- the glp gene encoding gephyrin-like molybdotransferase Glp encodes MSKPDAPQDTGHQRLWSVDEHLADVLATVRPLEPIELQLLDAQGCVLVEDVTVPVALPPFDNSSMDGYAVRTADVQGASEEFPAVLTVIGDVAAGSGDLPTVGPGQAARIMTGAPLPPGAEAVVPVEWTDGGTGGGAASGMTPASESPEGAAGEVRVHRAAEARAHVRSRGSDVQAGDLALAAGTVLGPPQIALLAAIGRGTVRVRPRPRVVVMSTGSELVQPGEALTAGTIYDSNSFALAAAARDAGAIAYRVGAVADDAETLRSTIEDQLIRADLLVTTGGVSVGAYDVVKEALTAVSTGEEGVDGAGIDFRKLAMQPGKPQGFGTIGPDHTPLLALPGNPVSSYVSFELFVRPAIRALMGLPASEVSRPSVRAVLKADKALGSPSGRRQFLRGKYDAASGTVSPVGGSGSHLIAALAHADSLMVVPEDVTSVEPGAELEVVLLG; translated from the coding sequence TTGAGCAAGCCCGACGCACCGCAGGACACCGGCCACCAGCGTTTGTGGTCGGTGGACGAGCACCTTGCGGACGTCCTCGCCACCGTCCGGCCGCTGGAGCCCATCGAGCTCCAGCTGCTGGACGCCCAGGGCTGTGTCCTGGTCGAGGACGTCACCGTGCCCGTCGCCCTTCCGCCCTTCGACAACAGCTCGATGGACGGCTATGCCGTCCGGACCGCCGACGTCCAGGGCGCGAGCGAGGAGTTCCCCGCGGTGCTGACGGTCATCGGGGACGTGGCGGCCGGCAGCGGAGACCTGCCGACCGTCGGCCCCGGCCAGGCCGCCCGCATCATGACCGGCGCCCCGCTGCCGCCCGGCGCCGAAGCCGTCGTACCGGTCGAGTGGACCGACGGCGGTACGGGCGGGGGCGCGGCCTCCGGGATGACCCCGGCCAGCGAGTCGCCCGAGGGCGCCGCCGGCGAGGTACGGGTCCACCGCGCCGCCGAGGCGCGGGCGCACGTCCGCTCGCGCGGGAGCGACGTCCAGGCCGGGGACCTCGCGCTCGCCGCGGGCACCGTGCTCGGCCCGCCGCAGATCGCCCTGCTGGCGGCCATCGGACGCGGCACCGTACGGGTGCGGCCGCGCCCGCGCGTCGTCGTGATGTCCACCGGCAGCGAGCTGGTCCAGCCCGGCGAGGCGCTGACGGCCGGCACGATCTACGACTCCAACAGCTTCGCGCTGGCTGCCGCCGCGCGGGACGCCGGTGCCATCGCCTACCGCGTCGGCGCCGTCGCCGACGACGCCGAGACCCTGCGCTCCACGATCGAGGACCAGCTCATCCGGGCCGACCTCCTGGTCACCACGGGCGGGGTCAGTGTCGGCGCGTACGACGTGGTCAAGGAGGCCCTCACGGCCGTCTCCACCGGCGAGGAGGGGGTGGACGGCGCCGGAATCGACTTCCGCAAGCTCGCCATGCAGCCCGGCAAGCCCCAGGGCTTCGGCACCATCGGCCCCGACCACACCCCCCTGCTGGCCCTGCCCGGCAACCCGGTGTCCTCGTACGTCTCCTTCGAGCTGTTCGTGCGCCCCGCGATCCGCGCCCTGATGGGCCTGCCCGCCTCCGAGGTCAGCCGGCCCAGCGTGCGCGCGGTCCTGAAGGCCGACAAGGCGCTCGGCTCCCCGTCCGGCCGCCGGCAGTTCCTGCGCGGCAAGTACGACGCGGCGAGCGGCACGGTCAGCCCGGTCGGCGGATCGGGCTCGCACCTGATCGCCGCGCTGGCACACGCCGACTCCCTGATGGTCGTACCGGAGGACGTCACTTCGGTGGAGCCCGGGGCCGAGCTCGAAGTGGTCCTGCTCGGCTGA